GAAAGCAAAAAACATACCAATCAAGTGAAGCACGTCACTCGTGTGAAAATGAGAGTAAAGCAAGAAAACAAGGATTGCCCAACAGCGAAAATCCTATTACCTAGTAGTTGAAGTCATCGTCCAGTTGCCTTCTTGTCGTCTCTTTTTCCtacattatttctcaaaatcttgCTTTGGCCTGACTTATTTTTTGTTGTGTAGTGGGAGAAGGGACTAAAGTTTTGAAGAACAGAAGAGAGATGGTGGGTTCAAGGCCGCCGATATGCGTCAACAGGTGCTTGAGTTGCAGGCCATGCATGGCCACTCTGGTGATTCATCCTCCTGCAGGACGAGGTGGAGGAGCAGGAGATGCTAGGGCTTCAAGCCACGAGGGAAGTGATAGCTACTACCTCCTCGCTTGGAAGTGCAAATGTGGCAACAAGCTTTATCAACCTTGACACGTTAAATCAAACCCTATGTAATTTTCCTCATGTACTAAGTTAAGTGACATCATAGTATCTTCATATGGATGTCCATCGATTCGCTTGTATAGAAATCTAGCTAAAGAGCATCTAAATGGTCAGGGTCCCTCTGCTCTCTTCCTGTAATTGCAGTGATGGATGGGATCTGTTCATTTTAAGGGAAGACATGTGGTCTCACTTGCCTATGTCTTTTGTTTTGAGTTTTGGGTCATTCTTCTTTCTTAGCTTTTGTTTCTGTCCTTCTCCTCCTCGTTTcctaatttatcattttggggGTTCAAGTTTGCTTGTGTTTGTGGAAGATGAGTTCTTTTGCAAGTATTTTAATGGAGTTACTTTGTGGAAGAATTTTGAGGCTTCAGCATGAAGAACTTCATCACTCCCACTGGAGTCTTGTGCCTGGGCCCAACTCAACACTCTTGACTGCAGAGTAGATGACAGTGACTCCGGAGCTACTAGTTGGATATGATGACCACAATCATTAATCGCAGAGGTCATCTGATCAACGCTCTTAaccttaaaaagaagaaaaaacagttTCTAACTTTGGTTCAGCTCTTTTTCAAAGAGCTCCTTATTTTTAGAGCACTAGGCAATTGAGGACTCAGAAGACAATTCATTTTTaccccactttttcttttggaattaCTTTAAGAATGACTTCAGAACCAAAGAGAGTAGCTGTACAATGAATGTCCATATCCAGCAATATCAAGCTTGCAGTTTCTGGCGCTCTTTGATTGTTGATGGTAGCATTTTGCAAGATGTAAGATGACTTGTCCTTCTTGCTATGCCGATATGGAGTTTCCTTTATCCTCCAAAACAATTTTTCagtaaaaacaatttctgagtaaaaaatgtgtttgataattgcacaaaatgtatattctcggaataaaaatgcatttagtagattcttatttttcttatttctttcaattttttaatacttttattatattcttttttcttttctcttcttctttctccttatTTGTGGTTGGTTGCCGACCACGGCGGTGACCGACGACCAACTGGATGAGGTCTAGCGAGTTTGTCAAAGACTCACcaggccactagtgaggctcgacctcgcccgatcaaggcgaggccaacAAGCCTCACCGTGGCTTAGTGTCACCAAGGGCTCAgagaggttgccggccctcgtcaATCGGTCACCGACCATGGCCTAGGGCCGGCaatcggccaaaagaaagagaagaagagaaaagaaaaaaataagaaaattaaacttgattttagaaattgtttctaaaaataagaaacaactttttttatttattgattctattccaaatctatttctagaaacaaaaaaaacggatttttattcttaataacaaaaaatttattgaacatatttatattctttttttgtttctagaaataaaagaacagaatcagttgttcctgaaaatattaccaaacatgccctaaaaCTATCATTTATCTTGCCTCCATTCATAGATTCATAcacctttctttttccaaatgataAATTCAAGTATACAAATACGATGGATGTTCACGCAAGCAGGGTTAAGCATGTCGAACTGCCCAAATAGGGAATCGCTCGGACCACATCAAACTAGCAAGTTTGGTTCAATTCTCGAAAAGATTGGTTCAGTTCCTAGCtccataaaaatggaattaGTGATTGTCAATCCAATTTATGATCTCCGGGGAATCAAACCGGACTAGAttgactctttttttattaaaaatataatttctaaaaaatagtaGCTactcttgtatttttcttaattttttaatttttttttgctaagtgatCAATTCCATGAGATCGGATCGGACCGGCCAATCCTCAATCCCAAAAATTAGAAACTAGTCCTCTTGATTCCTTGGTAGAATCAGATTGGATCGAGAATTGATCATCCCTATGTGCAAGAGCACAGTAGGTCCTCAATGTTCTTAAGATCTTTCTTTTTGATAGCTGTCTTTCAAATCTTAGCTTACTCAGAATGAAAACGCAAGGAATGGAAGATCAATCGTTGTAGAGGTGAGTTAGAAAAGCAAAGTCTGCCCCCATCTCGGATTTAACTCTCAAGGTAGCTTTGAAAGGATAGAACATTGGAGAACGAACAGGCAAGACACTTTTCCATCTAATCTCATCGTTGggaaaaaaaggtaagaaaacaCAAGAAGACAACCAACTACGAAGCTTTCCAAAGCATTGAaatcttcaatcatttttctttttgaaatgaatttaCCAACACAAGTCTGAGACATCTTCATACTTCAGGGAGTACAGGGCATAAATGGCAAATCGTTTGGATTCAATCTGAAGTGATAGCTAACACAGGATCAAGAAAGAGAAGTTGTGTCTTACATCCACCCTATTTGAGGTAATCCAGACAGTAAAGTCGCGATGCAACGATTAAAAGCCAAAAGGTGTAATGTACTTGCACAACCATATGTGAGTTAACCGGTAAAACACCAACATGCCTGAACACTATATTCTCAAACTTCCAACATGGGGGATAAGCCAGGAGCAGAAGCATCACAATGTCTTTATCATTTCCAACACAGCATTGGGTGAATTCTTAATTTCTCTTGCTGTCGTCTAACTGGAAGTACTATCTAGTAGAAAAGTTCAGAAATAGGTACTAAATCAAATCAAggataaatgaaagaaaagacgCAAAGGACCATAATCAAGTCATATAGCcaatcaaaaatatcaaaaacataAATACAATATCCAATTGTCACACCCCCAACAGACTCAACAAATTGTTTCGGACACTAAACTTCACAGCGACCGATATTCCTAATATTGCTGTAGTGAGACAACCAAAGAATGCTAAATCAAAGAGTGCACTGGGAAATCAGGAACTTACAAAAGGTGCAGGAATGCAGAATTTCTTACGATAACCAGCAATCCCAAGAACAAGTACAAAACAAACAACCCAATGCTTCCACAGACAAAAAGACGCCAGAACTCACGACTCTCCTGCAAATCTTCCATACCTCAAGCATAACTATCCCTAATAACCCTTGTCGTCCAGTTCTTGCCAAAGTGAAGGCTCTAACAAGTTCAATCTAGCTCTATTGCTGCTCCTGCATGATGCCTGATTCTGTCCCTTCTTGTGCTATAGTTGGCTCCGCTAGCTCATCCAAGATTGGTGTATGGTCATGCAGATGGTCACTAGGGGAGTCATCCACCAGAAGTGGTTTATGTGCTTTATTGCCAGTTTCTTGATTATGAGTTGCTTGAGATACGGCACTTTTAATTCTCACACTAGATGACTTGTTTCTCTCAGAAGGCAGTACGGGAAGCGATTTCCGAATTGGCTTCTTTGCTTTGATGGGAGGCACTCTAGATTGTTGGTTTCTCGATACTTCCTCACCAAGGCTTAAACGACCAGATGGACGGTTTCCATCGCCATTTTCTTCAGACCCCTCACTAGAGGAGCTCTTCCTTCGCCCGAGCTTGGGAGATCTAGCTCTTGTTGGGGGTATCTGTTagacaaagatattcatataCTCAATGGGGCAAGACATGGTTCCAGATCCTCACAAGAACAAGCAATTTGTATCCAGAAGTTTGTAATGATAAAATTGAGAGAAATGTAGCACAAATAATTGAAAGAGATAGAAATAGCCAAATATCACGTTAAAAAAATCAGTATAGAGcaattcaatatatatcaaattcaggagagggaagagaaaagaatgaATTAATCCACCTCATGAGTATGACAACCACAGAATCATTTGTATTTTGTAAGTACAATCTACAAACTAGAAATTTTTGCAACACGGTCTGAAATGCTCTGCATCATGACCATATTTGTAGTGCAGCTGGAGAATTTgcagcaaaagaaagaatagtGCTCTGGCAAAGATATAGCCAATGCTAAATTCTATTTACACAGTTTCCTACTCCTATCATGTTATAGAAGTTGAGATTGGGTAACTTAACGGAAAAGCTCTTAAAATAATGATCTTGAATAGCTAAATACTCAGTTCCAAATCTAATTTTTGGCGCACTTTAAGACACCAAATGTGTATGATAACTGCCGGAACTCAGGCAGCTCCAGGTGCAATCAAGGAAAACATCAAATAGTTGCACTTCCATCCTGTGTTAGTCCTTCTGAAATAAAGAACATGTTTGTGAAATAGCACAGAACTCAAACTAGCAATAAAATTGGAGCAACTGGGTTACCCCTTCCAATCCTGGGGATCTTAATTCGGAGGACATTTAACTGACGTTAATGATTCCAAATACTTGCTCAAgagatcaagaaaagaaatcctATTGTGAATTTTTTAACCAAAAGTCGCGTTATAGTTTTATAAATAACAGAGAGGAAGTCTTGTTTGTCATTGGTTTTTGTAACCATTctttttgataatgaaaatgatCTAAAACATTCTCTCTCCATTTATAAGAAGGCCTTAAATATCTCTACTAAACACAGACAATATATTTCTGAGGCTCATACAAAATCTAATTACAAGGCTGCCATTATGAGGCCTGGCAGATATAAGAGAGTCTACCTTTTTCAATTCAACTTTAGGTGGTGAAGGTTCTTGGTAGAAGTTTGGCATAGGCGTGGCCTTAAAGTTCAAACTCTTCCTCAGCATCTTAAGCTCAGCTTCTTGAGTTTCCTGATATCAAATCgcactttctcaaataagcaAAAAGGGAACAAGCAAGCAACTTCCATGGCCACTCAAGCGATAAGGATACCACCTTGGACTTAGCCTGCAAGGTTGTCTGTTCTACTTCCTTTGCATGAATCTTTTCCTCGAGCTTTGTGTAGAACTGCCCAAGATGGTGATGAAAGTAAGTCATATCTGCAGCAATCTGACCACTGATAACCACACAATTGCAAATGAAGCAAACCACAGGAACTcacctctttccttttttcagcCCTTTCATCACACCTAAAGCTGAACCCATAGTTTGGACGTGCACCCACTCTATGGGGTCCGGCATCAGCTGCGGTAAGATCTCTATGATATTCTTAAGGATAAACTAATTGTAAAcagcaaagaaagaaatcagGGATCATTATTGAAGATGCAAAGCAACAGATAAGAAGGAAATATGATCAAATTACAAGAAAATGTGCAAGGGATACGGCGAAGATTGTGGAATCCCATCAGGTTCAATGACGGATCCTTCTTCCAAAGGCTTCTCTTTTTTAATCCCACTGTTGAAAGCAATTATTAGTTTCAAATTCCAAAGACATCTAATGTAATCAGTAATTGATACAAACCAGGAAATTTACACAGAGCaggagaaaaacaaataaataaagccTAGCATTTGGGGATTGGAAGACCACTCAAAGCCTTTTCACTATCCTCCATCATAAGCATAGCAGTAATAATGGCAGCAGATATATTCAaaacaatttcttcaacaatagaaacattcaagtcgtGGCAACCTAGGAATACCTCAAGCCCTCTGAGGAGTCTCTATCAGATTTTCCAGCTTGCTGTCAAAAGAAAACGCACCAAAATATAACAATTAGCAATCAGATGTCGGCAATGATGACCTAATACTTTCAAACAAAATATCGTGACACTACACTCAAGAAAGCATTCACCTTGGGAAGACGAGGCTGCTTATAATTTAATGATTTACTTTTAATAGGCCTCTCTATAATGGAATTTGGAGGACCATTGCCATTTGGAACTGCTTTGGCTTCCTTTTCgtctttgttcttctttgctCCAGGCGCCAGCACATTTTTCGCAGTAGATTTGTTATTGTTTTTGGTTCCTTGACCCCTCTGGCTCCTCACATGTTTTGCATGGTCTGAATCTAAATTATCTCCTTCCTATGAACCGATTGATAGATACAGTCAAGCATAAGGAGTTGTATCACTTCTGAAAACTAAGCAGAAGCAGAAGTGTATACCTTGGAAACATTGACAGGTCCCTCCTTTAAGTCCCCAGGCGATGACTTGTTTGCATCAGTCTGATCTAACGTAACACTTTCTAAGCTCTTATTGACAGATGCAATTGCACCAGTCTCATCTGTAACCCCATCAAAATCAGTTGGAACCTTACTCTCTTCTTCACAGGCCTGAAATTGCTCATAAGCACCATGTTGAGGGACCACCTCAAAACCATTATCAGCTATGGTGTCGTCCATATCCATAGAACTGTTGATGCCGAACTATACTAGAAGCTTTGGCGCAATGTGAAACCAAAAGGGCACAGGGAATTGGAAGTTCCTGAAAGCTCAAAGAAAGCAGAAGGTACGCAGATCATGAATCAGTCATCTCCCGACAGGAAAAGAAATCAtaagaaaagaagtaaaagtgagccAATGTGCCACAACCAACATGCTGCAAAATCACAAGGTCAGACCAAAATTAACGAGCTTCAGATTTTCGCTATAGCATGCCTCAACACCACCTTCTCAGCGTCGAAGCATCTAGTCCGCAGCCCAACATGTGAATCTCGAAAAACACTAAAAGGGAAGTCCATATCCCGGTGTTTCTTACTTCATATATATACTCAATTTGCATTGATAGCGCAAGAAAAGCATGTCAATCGCAACGACGCGCATTAAGCAAGAATCCACGCCCTCTACACACCCGAGAATCAATCATTTAGAAAGAAACGTCCTTCCACTAATGCGGCATCGATCTGGTCATGGCAACCGCAACAAGAACAAAAACCCAGTAAATAAAACTCCCATTCAAGCCAAGAAAACGCTTCGACTCCGGAAACCCAGAACAGAAACCACCCATCCGAGAGTTTCAGACACGATATCACACGCAGCTCCTCAGACCCATCTCAGCAGTCAAGAGACAGAGCACTAGAGGCTCGCTTGGGCTCTTACCCAGAAGCGGGGAGAAGCAGTCAAAGCTCCATCGACGGCCTCCCGGCGGACAGGGGCGGAGATCTGCAAGCCCGAGCCCGGAGATCTGGGGGGGAAGAAGGGAAATGGGCAAGGACCCGGGGatcgaaattcgaaattttgaaGCTCTGGCCGGTATGTCCGGGCTCAAATTGGGGGGCGGGGGGTGGTCTAGGAACTGTGGAGTGATGGATCGGTGGGGGGGTGTGCGGGTTTTTGAACTGGGAAAGCAGGGgaaagg
This genomic stretch from Eucalyptus grandis isolate ANBG69807.140 chromosome 3, ASM1654582v1, whole genome shotgun sequence harbors:
- the LOC104437034 gene encoding EPIDERMAL PATTERNING FACTOR-like protein 8 → MVSRAMASLSDSLYHHRGLKAAVILACFLLCFTPITVGEGTKVLKNRREMVGSRPPICVNRCLSCRPCMATLVIHPPAGRGGGAGDARASSHEGSDSYYLLAWKCKCGNKLYQP
- the LOC104437033 gene encoding protein WVD2-like 6; amino-acid sequence: MDMDDTIADNGFEVVPQHGAYEQFQACEEESKVPTDFDGVTDETGAIASVNKSLESVTLDQTDANKSSPGDLKEGPVNVSKEGDNLDSDHAKHVRSQRGQGTKNNNKSTAKNVLAPGAKKNKDEKEAKAVPNGNGPPNSIIERPIKSKSLNYKQPRLPKQAGKSDRDSSEGLSGIKKEKPLEEGSVIEPDGIPQSSPDLTAADAGPHRVGARPNYGFSFRCDERAEKRKEFYTKLEEKIHAKEVEQTTLQAKSKETQEAELKMLRKSLNFKATPMPNFYQEPSPPKVELKKIPPTRARSPKLGRRKSSSSEGSEENGDGNRPSGRLSLGEEVSRNQQSRVPPIKAKKPIRKSLPVLPSERNKSSSVRIKSAVSQATHNQETGNKAHKPLLVDDSPSDHLHDHTPILDELAEPTIAQEGTESGIMQEQQ